Proteins from a single region of Haloterrigena alkaliphila:
- a CDS encoding HPP family protein yields the protein MDDRTGTTLHTGLLISTTALMAWLSGLPLLFPSLGPSAFVLALFQDSEATAPRRVIGGHAIGVAAGLLAYHLLGVTTSITAGADPGSLEALLLGASGVAATMLTAGGMLATDTRHPPACATTLIVSLGLLSSPLEGALIVATVVVLVVAHQLLLATERIGARYGERLRS from the coding sequence ATGGACGATCGGACGGGGACCACGCTCCACACGGGCCTGCTCATCTCGACGACGGCCCTGATGGCGTGGCTCTCCGGCCTCCCGCTGCTCTTCCCGAGCCTCGGCCCCTCCGCGTTCGTGCTCGCGCTGTTTCAGGACAGCGAGGCGACCGCCCCGCGGCGGGTGATCGGCGGCCACGCGATCGGCGTCGCCGCCGGTCTGCTGGCCTACCACCTCCTCGGCGTCACCACTTCGATCACGGCCGGGGCCGATCCCGGCTCGCTCGAGGCCCTGCTGCTGGGCGCCAGCGGCGTCGCGGCCACGATGCTGACCGCGGGCGGGATGCTCGCGACCGACACCCGCCACCCGCCGGCCTGCGCGACGACGCTGATCGTCTCTCTCGGCCTGCTCTCGAGTCCCCTCGAGGGGGCGCTGATCGTCGCCACCGTCGTGGTGCTCGTCGTCGCCCACCAGCTCCTGCTCGCGACCGAACGGATCGGCGCGCGCTACGGCGAGCGACTTCGATCGTAG
- the glmM gene encoding phosphoglucosamine mutase, producing MQVFGSSGTRGVANEELTPEFVLRVAKAAGTAWGVDRVGIARDTRYTGRMLADAAASGLASTGTDVDRLGIVPTPGAQAYADRERIPVIVITASHNPPQYNGVKLVGSDGIELAVSDLEEIEQVLLAEGFDVAPWNRTGRVREVEGVRATYVDELLAAAESEAVADADLTVALDPGHGAGALTSPEFFRELGCRVVTVNGQPDGHFPGRDPEPVPENLEDLGQLVRATDADVGIAHDGDADRAIFYDETGEYVEGDAALAALAAAELEAGDTTVSAVNVSQRLVDVVNEVGADLELTPIGSTNIITRIEELEANGQRVPIAGEGNGGIFFPAYRLTRDGAFTAARFLELVARRPVSEIVAPYDDYANVRHNIEYESTAERDAMLDAAANHAHAADAELNTRDGYRLDHGDAWVLARPSGTEPLVRIYAEARNADRARELADEMYETLAEAKAEA from the coding sequence ATGCAAGTGTTCGGATCGAGCGGGACGCGCGGCGTCGCCAACGAAGAGCTGACGCCCGAATTCGTCCTTCGAGTCGCGAAGGCGGCCGGTACGGCCTGGGGAGTCGACCGGGTGGGGATCGCGCGCGACACGCGGTACACCGGCCGGATGTTGGCCGACGCGGCCGCCAGCGGGCTCGCGAGTACGGGTACGGACGTCGACCGGCTCGGGATCGTTCCCACGCCGGGCGCACAAGCCTACGCCGACCGGGAACGGATCCCCGTCATAGTGATCACGGCCTCGCACAACCCGCCCCAGTACAACGGCGTCAAACTCGTCGGCAGCGACGGGATCGAACTCGCGGTCTCGGACCTCGAGGAGATCGAGCAAGTGCTGCTCGCGGAGGGGTTCGACGTGGCTCCGTGGAACCGGACCGGCCGCGTTCGCGAGGTCGAGGGCGTCAGGGCGACCTACGTCGACGAACTGCTCGCGGCGGCCGAAAGCGAGGCCGTCGCCGACGCCGACCTCACCGTCGCGCTCGATCCGGGCCACGGCGCCGGCGCGCTCACCAGCCCCGAGTTCTTCCGCGAACTGGGCTGTCGCGTCGTCACCGTCAACGGCCAGCCCGACGGCCACTTCCCCGGTCGCGATCCGGAACCCGTCCCCGAGAACCTCGAGGATCTCGGGCAACTGGTCCGGGCCACGGACGCCGACGTCGGGATCGCCCACGACGGCGACGCCGACCGCGCCATCTTCTACGACGAGACCGGCGAGTACGTCGAGGGCGACGCCGCGCTGGCGGCCCTCGCCGCGGCCGAACTCGAGGCCGGCGACACCACCGTCTCGGCGGTCAACGTCTCCCAACGGCTGGTCGACGTGGTAAACGAGGTCGGCGCCGACCTCGAACTCACCCCCATCGGCTCGACGAACATCATCACCCGGATCGAGGAACTCGAGGCCAACGGCCAGCGCGTCCCGATCGCCGGCGAGGGCAACGGGGGGATCTTCTTCCCGGCCTACCGGCTGACCCGGGACGGCGCATTCACCGCCGCGCGGTTCCTCGAACTCGTCGCCCGGCGACCGGTCAGCGAGATCGTCGCCCCTTACGACGACTACGCGAACGTTCGTCACAACATCGAGTACGAGTCGACGGCCGAACGCGACGCGATGTTAGACGCCGCGGCGAACCACGCACACGCCGCCGACGCCGAACTCAACACGCGCGACGGCTACCGGCTGGACCACGGCGACGCGTGGGTGCTCGCCCGCCCCTCCGGCACCGAACCGCTCGTCCGCATCTACGCCGAGGCCCGCAACGCCGACCGCGCCCGCGAACTCGCTGACGAGATGTACGAGACGCTGGCCGAGGCGAAGGCCGAGGCCTGA
- a CDS encoding HVO_0234 family beta-propeller protein: protein MDSIEEKRVYGDREGALEVYVASSIGVVRVRVADEAVGEFGLCDRCNARDIAATEGTVAIATDEDVRVLDLERDPDAAGTDDAAFADTGFGPAVAVGADESGLIAAGPDGDVARLESAASSDGEWTLLESDGVATVRAIDGDLVGTDGGVYRVHDGALDHAGLTDVRDVSAAGVPLAATAEGLYKLGNGWMEALEGGFETVAADPRSERGRLRRAHAVSGETVYAYDADGDRWGEHDRSSAAIVGIGYASTVYAVTERGRFLSATPDDGTGPWRSQTLGVGDVTGLAVPAAE from the coding sequence ATGGATTCGATCGAGGAGAAACGCGTCTACGGCGACCGGGAGGGCGCCCTCGAGGTCTACGTCGCCAGTTCGATCGGCGTCGTCCGCGTCCGGGTCGCCGACGAGGCCGTCGGCGAGTTCGGCCTCTGTGACCGCTGTAACGCCCGCGACATCGCGGCGACCGAGGGGACCGTCGCGATCGCGACCGACGAGGACGTCCGCGTGCTGGACCTCGAGCGCGACCCCGACGCCGCCGGGACCGACGATGCGGCGTTCGCCGACACCGGATTCGGCCCCGCCGTCGCCGTCGGCGCTGACGAGTCGGGACTGATCGCCGCCGGCCCGGACGGCGACGTCGCTCGCCTCGAGTCGGCCGCCAGTTCGGACGGCGAGTGGACCTTGCTGGAAAGCGACGGCGTCGCAACGGTCCGGGCGATCGACGGCGACCTCGTCGGCACCGACGGCGGCGTCTACCGCGTCCACGACGGCGCCCTCGATCACGCCGGACTGACGGACGTGAGGGACGTCTCCGCGGCCGGCGTCCCGCTCGCCGCCACCGCCGAGGGCCTCTACAAACTCGGCAACGGCTGGATGGAGGCCCTCGAGGGCGGATTCGAGACGGTCGCCGCGGACCCGCGTAGCGAGCGCGGACGGCTGCGACGAGCGCACGCAGTGTCGGGGGAGACGGTCTACGCCTACGACGCCGACGGCGACCGGTGGGGCGAGCACGACCGCTCGAGCGCTGCCATCGTCGGAATCGGCTACGCCAGCACGGTCTACGCCGTCACCGAGCGGGGCCGATTCCTCTCGGCCACGCCGGACGACGGGACCGGCCCGTGGCGCTCCCAAACTCTCGGCGTCGGCGACGTGACCGGACTCGCGGTGCCCGCCGCCGAGTGA